Proteins encoded by one window of Dioscorea cayenensis subsp. rotundata cultivar TDr96_F1 chromosome 20, TDr96_F1_v2_PseudoChromosome.rev07_lg8_w22 25.fasta, whole genome shotgun sequence:
- the LOC120251794 gene encoding pentatricopeptide repeat-containing protein At3g49170, chloroplastic-like, whose amino-acid sequence MNFSRFMHMHMRAFVSSLASKRHATFYLNSTIRAYLRSGHPSKALSHFLKSLKQGINPDNFTIPSLLKLSLDLQQPSLQGEQIHAFIIKSGYTDDLVVTTVLVDFYCKHGLCDFACQVFTEMPHRDVVLFTAMVSGLSQNGLACEALDFFSKMLDEGYSPNNVTITSVLSVCSKISSHVLGRVLHGFTLRGGLLDKADIVMGTSLLDMYAKCGKLGYAKRVFHCMTERNNASWNAIIRGFALNGSFHVALELFKDMILENHLQSRSDTFVVILNVCGATMDLRKGKELHAYIHKLLSNKTDDESVALCNSIINMYIKVGNFDSAILLFETMKKRDLITWTMIISGYGSYGFSQRALHAFREMESSGIQPDRVAFLSLLSACSHSGMVEQGIKLFTSMQEDYGIVPGMEHYACMVDTYGRAGLLEEAYEFINQIPLVPSSFIWATLLSSCRNHKNVELGEFAAKNAIELDPYNVGNYVMLSRLYTDACCWEDVAKVRSIMQELRLKPDTACSWVQVKGRVYKFCVADYSKENSKEIYIHLGTVTEKMKIAGFVPDTSSVGHKTKEEDKVNDLCGHTEKLALAFALMNCGGEGLVRIGKNLRVCRDCHKFFKYITLIYNMQIIMKDPNRFHCFNKGCCSCSDYW is encoded by the coding sequence ATGAACTTCTCGAGGTTTATGCATATGCATATGCGCGCCTTTGTGTCATCCCTTGCGAGCAAGCGTCACGCCACCTTCTATCTGAATTCCACCATTAGAGCTTACTTGCGCTCTGGCCACCCTTCCAAAGCACTATCACATTTCTTGAAGTCACTGAAACAAGGCATTAATCCTGATAACTTCACCATTCCATCACTTCTCAAGCTTTCCTTGGATCTTCAGCAACCTTCTCTTCAAGGAGAACAAATCCATGCTTTTATAATCAAGTCTGGTTACACAGATGACCTTGTTGTTACCACAGTTTTGGTGGATTTTTACTGCAAACATGGTCTCTGTGACTTTGCGTGTCAGGTGTTCACTGAAATGCCTCACAGAGATGTTGTTCTTTTCACTGCCATGGTTTCTGGATTATCACAAAACGGCCTTGCATGTGAAGCATTGGATTTCTTTTCAAAGATGTTAGATGAGGGTTACAGTCCAAATAATGTGACTATCACTAGTGTATTGTCTGTTTGTTCAAAGATTTCTAGCCATGTTTTAGGCAGAGTGTTGCATGGTTTTACACTTAGAGGTGGTCTTCTAGACAAGGCTGATATTGTCATGGGGACATCTTTGTTAGACATGTATGCAAAATGCGGGAAATTAGGCTATGCGAAGAGAGTCTTTCACTGTATGACCGAAAGGAACAATGCGTCATGGAATGCAATTATCAGAGGGTTTGCTTTAAATGGTTCATTTCATGTTGCACTTGAATTGTTCAAGGACATGATTTTGGAAAATCATTTACAATCAAGATCGGATACGTTTGTAGTGATACTAAATGTGTGTGGTGCAACAATGGATCTAAGAAAAGGCAAAGAATTGCATGCATACATTCATAAGCTTCTGAGTAATAAGACTGATGATGAAAGCGTTGCATTGTGTAATTCTATTATTAACATGTATATCAAAGTTGGCAACTTTGATTCTGCTATATTGCTTTTTGAGACCATGAAAAAGAGGGACTTGATAACTTGGACTATGATTATATCTGGCTATGGTTCATATGGCTTCAGTCAACGGGCATTGCATGCTTTCAGGGAAATGGAATCTTCTGGGATTCAGCCTGACAGGGTTGCCTTTCTTTCTCTGCTTTCAGCTTGCAGCCATAGTGGAATGGTTGAGCAAggtattaaattatttacatcCATGCAAGAGGACTATGGCATTGTTCCAGGGATGGAACATTATGCATGTATGGTTGATACATATGGGCGTGCCGGACTCCTAGAAGAAGCATATGAGTTCATAAATCAAATTCCACTAGTTCCCAGCAGCTTTATATGGGCAACGCTTCTTTCTTCTTGCAGAAACCACAAGAATGTTGAATTGGGAGAGTTTGCTGCAAAGAATGCCATTGAGCTTGATCCATACAATGTCGGTAACTATGTAATGCTATCACGGCTCTACACTGATGCTTGTTGTTGGGAAGATGTTGCTAAGGTCCGCTCAATAATGCAAGAGTTAAGGCTCAAGCCAGACACTGCGTGTAGTTGGGTGCAAGTGAAGGGCAGAGTGTATAAGTTCTGTGTTGCTGATTATTCGAAGGAGAATTCAAAAGAGATTTACATTCACCTTGGAACAGTGACAGAGAAGATGAAGATTGCTGGCTTTGTCCCTGATACATCAAGTGTTGGTCATAAGActaaagaagaagacaaagtgAATGATTTGTGTGGTCACACAGAGAAGCTTGCTCTTGCTTTTGCTTTGATGAATTGTGGAGGTGAAGGACTTGTACGAATTGGCAAGAATCTTAGAGTTTGCAGAGATTGCCACAAATTTTTCAAGTATATTACATTGATTTATAATATGCAAATCATAATGAAGGATCCAAATCGGTTCCATTGTTTTAACAAAGGTTGTTGTTCATGTTCAGATTACTGGTAA